The Magnolia sinica isolate HGM2019 chromosome 9, MsV1, whole genome shotgun sequence sequence CACTACTGGCCTAACTTGTAACCCCTCTCAACATTTGTTCATGAAGCGGACTGGCAAGCACGACGCCagttggtgtattgacgtcagcaagttctgtgggtcccatcatgaggtatgtgttatatccaaaccatccatccatttggtgggctcgtcttaaggcttgagccaaaaaataagacagatctaatggacggattggatcgagTCAAAGGACCAgatggctactcccctaccatcGGCCAGTGGCCgatggtaggtgctctgtggacccaccgtgatgtatttatttcatccataccgtccatatatttttctagatcattttatggtattaaaccaaaaatgaggtatatcccaatctcaagtggacaacattacaggaaataatgttgaatgaacattgtgcggaCCGAATTGGATCGGATTGGATCCCAGATCAGATGGGtccggattggccactgatccgaacCTGACTCAATGTACGGTCGGATCTAAGTGGGCCTACtcaatccgacccgatcctagcATTCGATTCGGATCGAATCAGATCCGGTCGGATTCTACCCAGCTCTAGGTCCCACGGAGCTTTTATTTGCAGTCTCCTTGCAGGAAATTCATGTCCAGGATTAGGGTTATTTACTGTGAGGTAAATAGTGAAATGATGCATGAGGACAAGATTGATCATGCGAAATGTTGCAACTATCCATGTAAGCCTTAGATGGAGAATTTCATAAAAATATCTCATATTAGAAGATCCTACTCCTTCATGCATGACTCATATCTTGATTTCGATGTTGCTCATggaatgtttaatgaaatgcatacaAAGTGTTCTTATTGATTTGCATTCCCAGTGTGGgatattaaatatataatttatgtgtttgagaaaatgtcagaCATGCTCAAATTCGGCTCGAGTAGTCCTGAGCTGTTgatcgaaccgagctgagctagccaatcaagctcaaggaccaagacgagctgagttcgagttggggttggTTGCTGGCTGAGCCAAGCTGAATTCTACtaaattcgactcggtttgactcgtatACAACTCTACCTACAGAGTAGCCATAAAAATGCAATCAAATTCCTTTCAAGACAAACTTCAAAATAACTTGTTTGGATGCCCTATTCACTAAATTGCAATTATTAATTTAACAAGGTGGAAATGATCAAATTGTGATTACCTTCACTGCCATTATTGGATATGAGGAAGTTGAGCTCCAAATTATTGCTACATTAGGAGATAAAGTGACTAACCAAGTCAATACCACATCATCACAAGCCAACGACATGGTCAACACATCATTTGCGCTCCTTTGTAACAATTGTATTGAGGCAGTTTGGCTTGAGAAGTAGACGGTCATTTCGATGTCTAGAAAATAGCTCATGTGGAAATGAAATCTAAGTCTCCAAGCAAATTCGTGTTTGGGCTATTAGAAATACTTGGAACTGGTTTTCCTGATGCGATCAGTTTCCACCAAAAGAGAAGTTTTGAAATTCCTTGGCATGAGCTAGCTTGCAGATTCCAAGGGGGCCCGTCTgttgaaaatataatttgaaaataaaaatattggaGAAATGTCTAGAAAGCTTCTAGAAAGTATTTAGAATGTGTTTAGGAAATATCTAGAAAGTGTATTAGATTAGTTTGAGTTTCCTAGGTAATTAATGCTTATCGTAGAAAGTTGTGACGCATTTACTCTTGTTTGTAAATCCTTCCTCAAGAGTCTATAAAAAGGATCTTCGTatgcatgaaaaaaaataataataataacaacaaaaataagaaagaaattcttcccTTCCAACAATTCAAAGCATTGTAATATCCGCTTTTATAATACAAAATATACAAAAGCATTATACTTGCAATACTCCGAGTCTAAGAAAATCTCTTCTTCGTCTCCTCCTCCAACACCACCAACGTTCATATTTTTGAATTCCCTCTCTTTTGAATATGTATGATATAATTGCTGGCGATCCTCGGCAAAACCCAAATACAGCTTTTGGATTCCACGGAATTTCCCCACTACCCAAACATGAGATACAGAATTTCTTTCTTATGGATTTTACTACTAagcagaaaagaaagaaagacagaaAGAAAGGGAAATATCTTCAGACCCTTCTAAATTTCtcgcatccaaacgaccccttgtgTGTTTTCCGTGGTAATCATCCGGGAATCAGATATTCGTCGGTTGAGGTCGGAGAGAACCAAGTTGAGATAGCAGATAACCAAATAGTAGTGTTCGAACTAACTGATGAGGTTGAGATCCTAGCATTTCGACAAACATGAGATGACATTTGAGGGAAAGGATTCGGCGGTCCATGCAATGTCATTTCCCCTTCCATTATCTTCACAACAGTACTCATCGAAGGCCGGAGCTCTGGTTGATGTTGGACACACCATAATGCTACTATGGCCATTCTCTTTGCCATCTCTTTGTCTTTCTCATTGATCCCCAAACAGCTCACCATCTCTTCCATTGTTCCTTCATCGAACTTATTCCAGACATACATCGGCAGCCAGTGCAAGCTCCCAGAGTTTTTAGAATCCAAATTCCGCCGCCTCCCAAGAATCTCAAACAACAATTTCCCAAAActataaacatcgcattttgaAGTGACCAGAAACTCTGACCACATTTCCGGGGCGGCGTAACCAAAGGTTCCCTTGAACCCTGAAATGGGAACATGCGTCGCGTCCCGGCTATAAAGCTTGGCCAGCCCAAAATCGGACACCTTGGGTTTCAACTCCACATCAAGCAATATATTCGCGGGCTTCACATCATAGTGAATTATTTTATCTGGGCAATCCTCATGCAAGTAGGCAATGCCCTTGGCAGTTCCAATCGCAATGCTATAGAGCTTCTCCCATTCAATCTTATTCTTCTCTTTGTTGAATAAGAAGCCGTCAAGcgagccattctccatgaactCGTAGACCAGCGCTTTCAATCGCTTGTCGAAGCAAAACCCATAAAGCTTTACTAGATTGGGATGGTCTGTTCTTCTGATCAAGCGCACTTCCGCCTCAAACTGGCATCTGATTAGCTTATTTGACCAATCGCCATGAAGGACCTTAACAGCGACTGACACGCCATCATCCAGTGTTCCTTTGTACACTACCCCGAATCCGCCTTGGCCCAGCTTGTTCTTGAAATTGTTGGTGATGATATTGAGCTGGCGTGACGAGTACATGACCAGCTTCTTTTTGATGATGTCGATGGTCGTGGCATCGTCTGGAGGAGCCGACGAGTTGCGTTTGATGTCTTCATTTTCTCGGATGCAGAGATATAATATCCAGCCGACGACGATCACTGCAGCGATGATCAAAAGCAATTGACAACATGAGAATCTATTGCTAGTTGGAATGATGATTAATGGGCATGTTCATGTATTAGAACCATGCCAAGGATCAGTTTCTAGAGCGTTTCTACACAAAGCCCAtcaatttggaccgtccaatcAGTGGACCACTTCTTGGGTAGGTTGGTGGACGATCCTGTGCTTAAATGATACATACAATCTCAGTTTATGaaccatctctaccatccaattTGTGAACATTCATCAATCTGGGAGTCCACCTGATTGACTCGTACACTGAggaagtgtgatggatgatacacaggacTTATAAATCACTTAGATATTGTCTACGTAGCAtaaaagtaattcaaattaacctGCCAGAGGATCacagtttagatatatcatgaataaaaaaaacacagtgactgatttattatttttttaaaaaggaaattcATTAATAAACGACCTTTACAACCCTTCGGGCGGGTTCCCACAAAAAGGAAAGGAATCACACCTATCATATGCTACCTACTAAAAGGACCCGCACCAAGGGACTGGACCAGAGAGGCTGAACAAAAACATCCCCTAAAACCCACCCATCGAgcggaaaaaaaagaaaagaaaaagaaactaagCATGAAGGATACCCAGCCCAGCCCTATCGAGGACCAAACTGCCGCTAATCCTCCTTGGCAACTCCGAAGAAGAGCGATAAAAAGAGTTGGCGCAACCTTCGGAAGCCATCCTGGCTAACGCGTCAGCCATTTCCTTCACGGAAAATGTGTGTAAAGGAGAGGTTTAGGCCACGGCTAAACCGATTAATGGCTCCTAGTCTGTACCAAATATTCCAAGGACAATAGGGCTGGGCTATCAATTGCAATTAGAAACGATTCATTCAGTGTGGTTTATATAAAGGACATAGGTAGAATCATTTTAAGGGAACAAAAagtagaaaacaaaaaaaaaataataaaaataaaaaaataaaaaaataaaaaaataaaaaaattattttattttctcttctATACTGGGCATAAGATCAAATACTCTAAAGTGATGATGGATTTATTCTTGATGTAGTCAGGAAAAATCACGCTAGGCGTTGTAATCTAGAGGTAGCATATCATGGGATTCGGTTGCACTAGCCAAATCAATCAAGGGACACGAAATATTTCAAAGAAAGTAATATTATCCATGCCACATCTAACATTGATCTATATTTGGCGATTTTGGTTCTTCCAAACAAGTTTGGGGTtccaattattttttattaattctAATTCCTGCTTATAAATGCACAACATATCAAGCATTAATCTGTGCTAGATCACCATaaaatcttttgaaaaaaatcataaattggGTTCAGTGATTGTAGTTAGTTTATGAGCCATGGCGTATGGACCATGGGACTCCAATGAGTCTGGTGTGACTTGTCTGAGTTGAATTGAACTAGGTCAAACCTGATTCGATTCAATGCCATGAGTCACCCCTGACTTGGGTGAATCACGACTCAGGTCGGGGAGAAAGTCAGGTGGAGTCCCCCAAATCTTAAATCATGGATTGGGCACTAGAATGGTTTATATACCAGTTTCAATATAAAAATTTTGTATATAGAGACTTATTTCTCCTTATTGCTATTAATGTTTATACACCAAGATCAATGTATAATTCTTGGCCCATACCAGAGCTTTCTTTTGGCCTGCCCGGAGCCAGATCTTGGTTTGAGTCTAGCTAGGTT is a genomic window containing:
- the LOC131256109 gene encoding LEAF RUST 10 DISEASE-RESISTANCE LOCUS RECEPTOR-LIKE PROTEIN KINASE-like 2.4; the encoded protein is MTRTSLSPSPSPQPQMSDAVQILYVTLTFIAIVIVVGWILYLCIRENEDIKRNSSAPPDDATTIDIIKKKLVMYSSRQLNIITNNFKNKLGQGGFGVVYKGTLDDGVSVAVKVLHGDWSNKLIRCQFEAEVRLIRRTDHPNLVKLYGFCFDKRLKALVYEFMENGSLDGFLFNKEKNKIEWEKLYSIAIGTAKGIAYLHEDCPDKIIHYDVKPANILLDVELKPKVSDFGLAKLYSRDATHVPISGFKGTFGYAAPEMWSEFLVTSKCDVYSFGKLLFEILGRRRNLDSKNSGSLHWLPMYVWNKFDEGTMEEMVSCLGINEKDKEMAKRMAIVALWCVQHQPELRPSMSTVVKIMEGEMTLHGPPNPFPQMSSHVCRNARISTSSVSSNTTIWLSAISTWFSPTSTDEYLIPG